In Spirochaetota bacterium, a genomic segment contains:
- a CDS encoding helix-turn-helix domain-containing protein: MNFLNTEQIQKLKDAHREAKRRRDIKNADKIKAILLLNHDYSYDEIAKILLLDDSTIRRYYKIYRTKNLDGLLRYNYRGKESYLSEEQKNKLAKHLNDNLYPDAKS, from the coding sequence ATGAACTTTCTAAATACAGAACAAATCCAAAAGCTTAAAGACGCCCATCGAGAAGCGAAAAGAAGAAGAGACATCAAAAATGCAGATAAGATAAAAGCAATTCTTCTACTGAACCATGATTACAGTTATGATGAGATTGCCAAGATACTTCTTCTCGATGATTCAACAATTCGACGTTACTATAAAATATATAGGACAAAAAACCTTGATGGTCTATTAAGATACAATTACAGGGGAAAAGAGAGTTATTTATCTGAAGAGCAAAAAAACAAACTTGCTAAACATTTGAATGATAATCTCTATCCCGATGCTAAAAGT
- a CDS encoding MBL fold metallo-hydrolase, giving the protein MSDNVITIDCHHFFPEVAAAYLLIEGRRAAFIENNTQYAVPRLLSALREHGLKPEDVEYIIITHVHLDHAGGTSALAKECTEAVVLAHERAARHVIDPEKLITSATAVYGEDNFKRIFGVIEPLDEGRVRVVEDGETIKLGERKLRFIYTLGHAKHHMCIYDSHSNGILTGDSFGIAFPALQGGKRSFLYPSTSPTDFDPEEARKSIDAILNTGADVAYLTHFGLFKEMKEGAEMMIEYINKMENILKDAINSGKDSVCLEKYCKERVFKFFKSEIESRGLRLSPEILQYVKSDIDLNAQGIAFIAQKRINE; this is encoded by the coding sequence ATGTCAGATAATGTAATTACAATCGATTGTCATCACTTCTTTCCGGAGGTGGCTGCTGCATATCTTTTAATTGAGGGCAGGAGGGCGGCTTTTATTGAAAATAATACCCAGTATGCTGTGCCAAGGCTATTATCTGCTCTAAGGGAACATGGTCTCAAACCTGAGGATGTAGAGTATATAATCATTACTCATGTGCATCTGGATCACGCGGGCGGAACATCAGCGCTTGCAAAGGAGTGCACGGAGGCTGTTGTGTTGGCTCACGAGAGGGCAGCTAGGCATGTTATAGATCCTGAGAAGCTTATTACAAGCGCCACAGCTGTATACGGTGAGGATAATTTTAAAAGGATTTTCGGAGTGATTGAGCCATTGGATGAAGGTCGTGTTCGTGTGGTTGAAGATGGCGAGACAATAAAACTTGGAGAGAGAAAGCTCAGGTTTATCTACACATTGGGACACGCAAAGCATCATATGTGTATCTATGATTCCCATTCTAATGGAATTCTTACAGGAGATTCATTTGGCATTGCGTTTCCAGCTCTACAAGGTGGAAAGAGATCATTTCTTTATCCATCAACCTCGCCCACTGACTTTGATCCTGAAGAAGCGCGAAAGAGCATTGATGCAATTCTAAATACTGGAGCGGATGTCGCCTATTTAACGCATTTTGGTCTTTTCAAGGAGATGAAGGAAGGGGCGGAGATGATGATAGAATATATAAATAAAATGGAAAATATCCTTAAGGATGCTATTAACTCTGGGAAGGATAGTGTTTGTCTGGAAAAATATTGTAAAGAAAGGGTTTTTAAATTTTTTAAATCTGAAATTGAGAGCAGAGGATTGCGGCTTTCACCGGAAATCCTTCAATATGTGAAGAGTGATATTGACCTCAATGCTCAAGGGATTGCTTTTATCGCACAAAAAAGAATAAACGAATAA
- a CDS encoding carbon-nitrogen hydrolase family protein: MQRVRVALIQKQLGIRITHKDADEIRSFRPHFVCFPEYFFVNKKIGTNLQTIHNFKKQRNRIKTLSKCLNTVVIGGTTPEISGGEIYNTSFVFDNGRLLGYYRKRNLYFTEHEAITPGDSYNVFSSYGIKFGILICADVFKDDGFLAMRGLGARIVFIPTYSPKRIETPEEKFKRDVDIFVHGASISDAVIVKVCGVKSEFRDFLQARSLIADKNEVLYRVNPDEEEKEMIIKKEIVI, encoded by the coding sequence ATGCAAAGAGTAAGAGTAGCCCTCATCCAGAAACAGCTTGGCATAAGAATCACTCACAAGGATGCTGATGAGATAAGAAGTTTCAGGCCTCACTTTGTATGTTTCCCCGAATATTTTTTTGTGAATAAAAAGATTGGAACCAATCTACAGACAATCCACAACTTTAAAAAGCAGAGGAATAGAATTAAAACCCTCTCTAAATGCCTAAATACAGTAGTCATTGGTGGAACCACCCCTGAGATATCCGGAGGGGAAATATATAATACCTCATTTGTATTTGATAATGGAAGACTTCTCGGTTATTATCGAAAGCGAAATCTTTATTTTACAGAACATGAGGCTATCACTCCTGGAGACAGCTATAATGTCTTTTCTTCCTATGGGATAAAGTTCGGGATTCTAATATGCGCTGATGTTTTCAAGGATGATGGCTTTTTGGCAATGAGGGGACTGGGAGCTAGAATCGTATTTATTCCAACATACTCGCCGAAACGAATAGAGACTCCTGAAGAAAAATTTAAAAGAGATGTGGACATCTTTGTTCATGGCGCTTCCATTTCAGATGCGGTCATTGTAAAGGTATGCGGTGTCAAGTCAGAGTTTAGGGATTTCCTCCAGGCAAGAAGCCTTATCGCCGATAAAAACGAAGTGCTCTACAGGGTAAACCCTGATGAGGAGGAGAAGGAGATGATAATTAAAAAGGAAATTGTGATATAA
- a CDS encoding metallophosphoesterase produces MSCVRLLQRNGVKRVIAVSDIHGWYRPLVELFERVGIIERVDEDGGNTFKIGGDRLQYKGSETLIIIPGDFVDADAEGRKVLDLISNLERETLRTGGELIALLGNHERNLLQEDLRYWDQIEEYYEWLESRPLVAIVNNVLFIHGGISKKAYHMIEESCRDDEDFVTCFTRSLEEDANICWQVTNRTFALQDEETLSKIMESIRIEYMVIGHAPIYGKNREEIKLVGPQIGGRMRVFNIDADMGDWHIEGEIIKKGGALSMCWMDDGLEIEYIYRNSQL; encoded by the coding sequence ATGTCTTGTGTGAGGCTTTTGCAAAGGAATGGCGTAAAGAGGGTAATTGCTGTAAGCGACATACATGGATGGTATAGGCCTCTGGTTGAGCTATTTGAAAGGGTAGGGATAATTGAGAGGGTTGATGAAGATGGAGGCAACACATTTAAGATAGGGGGAGATCGCCTTCAGTATAAGGGTAGCGAGACACTAATTATCATTCCTGGCGATTTTGTGGATGCGGACGCGGAGGGGCGAAAGGTCTTAGATCTAATCTCGAATCTGGAAAGGGAGACCTTGAGGACAGGAGGGGAACTCATAGCCTTGTTAGGTAATCATGAGAGAAATCTTTTACAGGAAGATCTGAGATATTGGGATCAAATTGAGGAATACTATGAATGGCTTGAGAGTAGGCCCTTGGTTGCAATTGTGAATAATGTATTATTCATTCATGGAGGCATAAGCAAGAAGGCCTATCATATGATTGAAGAGTCCTGTAGAGATGATGAGGATTTCGTTACCTGCTTCACACGAAGCCTTGAGGAGGATGCCAATATATGTTGGCAGGTCACCAACAGGACATTTGCCTTGCAGGATGAAGAAACCCTGAGCAAGATAATGGAAAGTATTCGTATTGAATATATGGTGATAGGGCATGCACCAATTTATGGCAAAAATCGGGAAGAGATTAAACTAGTAGGGCCCCAAATTGGGGGAAGGATGAGGGTCTTTAACATTGATGCTGATATGGGGGACTGGCATATTGAGGGTGAGATTATAAAGAAGGGAGGGGCGCTTTCCATGTGCTGGATGGATGATGGATTAGAGATAGAATATATTTACAGGAATAGTCAACTTTGA
- a CDS encoding MmgE/PrpD family protein, whose product MGTEKVAQFITDTSYEKIPKEAINSSKQAILDCLGVMLAGCDDPGCKILNEYIKEEGGVAEAGIIGGNLKTTASQAAWANGNIAHSLDYDDYAAAFVGHPTVALLPAILSISEKLHLSGREILLSYVIGFETGAAVSPLCGLQSYMVGWHTTSTIGAIGAVAAAAKLLNLTVDQTRMALGIASSLSNGLKENFGTMTKPLHAGNAAKNGVVAAILAKKGFTANENILEGEQGFCRVFAGGAEIDANEIGKSLGEEYTVAKDLSMKPYPSCAGTHATIDCGLYLNKNYDINPEEIEDIEIRINPGLAKSTIHSNPQTGLEGKFSNEYCVATALVEGEVGLKHFTDEKVNQPVIKRLVERAKYNNTEETALGSEVLVTLRDGNVLSHKVNSPKGFVDNPVTMSDTEIKYTDCASLIMPKGEVDRSLQLITNLEELKDVVTLMDILTYRGKSPAS is encoded by the coding sequence ATGGGTACAGAGAAGGTAGCTCAGTTTATAACAGATACAAGCTATGAGAAGATCCCCAAGGAGGCAATAAACAGCTCGAAACAGGCAATTCTTGATTGTCTGGGGGTTATGCTTGCAGGGTGTGATGATCCTGGGTGTAAAATCTTAAATGAATATATTAAAGAGGAGGGTGGGGTAGCTGAGGCTGGAATTATCGGCGGGAATCTCAAAACCACAGCTTCTCAGGCTGCTTGGGCAAATGGAAACATCGCTCATTCCCTTGATTATGATGATTATGCAGCAGCCTTTGTTGGTCATCCTACAGTGGCGCTTCTCCCTGCAATTTTGTCAATATCAGAGAAGTTACATCTATCCGGCAGGGAGATACTTCTCTCTTATGTTATTGGCTTTGAGACCGGCGCTGCGGTGTCACCGTTATGCGGCTTGCAGAGCTATATGGTAGGCTGGCATACTACTTCAACCATAGGAGCCATCGGCGCTGTCGCTGCTGCGGCCAAGCTGTTGAATCTTACCGTCGACCAAACAAGAATGGCTCTCGGAATTGCCTCATCCCTATCAAATGGTCTAAAGGAAAATTTTGGCACAATGACTAAACCCCTTCATGCTGGGAATGCCGCAAAGAATGGTGTAGTCGCCGCAATCTTGGCAAAAAAGGGTTTTACAGCAAATGAAAACATCCTGGAAGGAGAGCAAGGATTTTGCAGAGTCTTTGCAGGAGGGGCTGAGATTGACGCTAATGAGATAGGTAAGTCATTAGGAGAGGAGTACACCGTGGCCAAGGACCTCTCGATGAAACCCTATCCCTCTTGCGCAGGCACTCATGCCACCATTGATTGTGGTTTGTATTTAAACAAAAACTACGATATCAATCCTGAAGAGATAGAGGACATTGAGATTAGAATAAATCCGGGTTTGGCTAAATCCACAATTCATTCTAATCCTCAAACCGGACTAGAGGGCAAATTCAGCAATGAGTATTGTGTGGCGACTGCCCTTGTGGAGGGTGAAGTAGGACTAAAGCACTTTACTGATGAGAAGGTTAATCAGCCTGTGATTAAGAGATTGGTTGAAAGGGCTAAGTACAACAACACTGAAGAGACAGCCTTAGGTTCAGAGGTGTTAGTGACGTTGCGCGATGGCAATGTGCTCTCTCATAAAGTTAATTCACCAAAGGGTTTTGTGGACAATCCCGTGACTATGAGCGATACAGAGATCAAGTATACTGACTGTGCCTCTTTAATCATGCCCAAGGGAGAGGTTGATCGGTCATTACAGCTTATTACAAATCTGGAGGAGTTGAAGGATGTTGTCACTTTGATGGACATCCTAACATACAGAGGCAAGAGCCCGGCTTCCTGA
- a CDS encoding MAPEG family protein, producing MTLAYWILFVMIFYPMVFAGIAKAGERRFNNNQPRNFLASLTGYRQRANWVQENAYEGFAPFAAAIIIAHQLSVAQNQIDGLAIAYLILRIIYGICYIADLATLRSLVWMGSLGCVVALFILAA from the coding sequence ATGACACTTGCTTATTGGATTTTATTCGTAATGATTTTTTATCCAATGGTATTTGCAGGCATTGCCAAGGCAGGGGAGAGGAGATTCAACAACAATCAACCGCGCAATTTTCTAGCGAGTCTTACTGGATACCGTCAGCGTGCCAACTGGGTACAGGAGAATGCCTACGAGGGATTTGCCCCCTTTGCAGCAGCTATTATTATTGCTCATCAACTTAGTGTTGCTCAAAATCAGATTGATGGGCTCGCAATCGCATACTTGATACTCAGGATAATCTATGGAATCTGCTATATTGCTGATCTTGCGACTTTGCGGAGTCTTGTATGGATGGGTTCTTTAGGATGTGTGGTGGCCCTGTTTATATTGGCAGCATAA
- a CDS encoding tetratricopeptide repeat protein, with product MISIYYYLFLIIIPIGFLVFFVFGSAQLTARLRNAEEYINNNDYQKASEIVKKIIEKKNDHVPARYLRVQIYIDQKQYLLAIAELNSIQSITDYKKFVSEQEIHSQLAMLYNKTGQWQREVQEYIALLTLNPDDILANNRVGQALYNQGQFESALAYLTKALELDPSQMDCYLPLGISLYHLSQYDEAEQFLSKVIEFLKDQHEAYYYLGLIKRDMKDFDAAIEMFENSKSDNKFFINSLYNLGEIYLHQSKYREAIATLELGVDKLKKKAEESLDYRYLLAECYEKNNEIEDAVFQWQEIARDKPGYRDIQSKIEGYKEILNNETMKLLFTTPMSGLQPLIIELIARLNYNITSTQTVNENENLYRAFNIKRMNDPSTIIYFNRTTREISIDQVDAFYKMAVNEKCNNCIYITTSGFSQKVKNAMASRNVELIDSNELSRIIGKIRLNRPVL from the coding sequence ATGATATCAATCTATTATTACCTATTTTTGATAATCATTCCCATTGGCTTTTTGGTTTTTTTTGTTTTTGGTTCTGCCCAACTGACCGCACGACTGCGAAATGCAGAGGAATATATAAACAATAACGATTATCAAAAAGCATCCGAGATTGTAAAGAAAATCATAGAAAAAAAGAATGATCATGTTCCAGCAAGATACTTAAGAGTTCAAATCTACATTGATCAGAAGCAATATCTTCTGGCGATAGCTGAATTAAATAGTATCCAATCCATTACTGATTATAAAAAATTTGTGAGTGAACAAGAGATACACAGCCAACTGGCAATGCTATATAATAAAACCGGTCAATGGCAAAGGGAGGTTCAAGAATATATAGCACTGCTGACATTAAATCCCGATGACATATTGGCAAATAATAGGGTTGGCCAGGCCTTATATAATCAGGGACAATTTGAAAGCGCATTAGCCTATCTTACAAAGGCCCTTGAGCTTGATCCATCCCAAATGGATTGTTACCTTCCCTTAGGAATATCCCTATACCATCTCTCACAATACGATGAAGCTGAACAATTTCTCTCCAAGGTAATTGAATTTTTAAAGGATCAACATGAGGCATATTACTATTTGGGACTTATTAAAAGGGATATGAAGGATTTTGATGCAGCAATTGAGATGTTTGAGAATTCAAAAAGTGATAATAAATTCTTTATTAATAGCCTTTATAATTTAGGAGAGATATATTTACATCAGTCAAAATATAGGGAGGCAATAGCAACCCTTGAATTGGGAGTGGATAAACTTAAGAAGAAGGCGGAGGAGTCCCTTGATTATAGATATCTTCTTGCTGAATGCTATGAGAAAAATAATGAAATAGAGGATGCCGTGTTTCAGTGGCAGGAAATTGCAAGGGATAAACCGGGATATCGAGATATTCAATCTAAAATAGAAGGCTATAAAGAAATACTAAATAATGAAACCATGAAATTACTCTTTACAACACCGATGAGTGGGCTTCAACCCCTAATAATCGAATTGATAGCAAGACTGAACTATAACATCACATCGACTCAGACGGTAAATGAAAATGAAAACTTATATCGAGCTTTTAATATTAAAAGGATGAATGACCCATCTACTATAATATATTTTAATAGAACAACTAGGGAAATATCGATTGATCAGGTAGATGCCTTTTATAAAATGGCAGTTAATGAAAAATGCAATAATTGCATTTATATTACTACCTCAGGCTTTAGTCAAAAGGTTAAGAACGCAATGGCCTCAAGGAATGTTGAGCTTATTGATTCGAATGAACTTAGTAGAATAATTGGAAAAATTAGATTAAATAGGCCTGTTTTGTAA
- a CDS encoding CoA transferase — MNQDKDNKTQNGTKPLDGIRVLEYGIFHAGPGASAILSDLGAEVIKIETKAGDPLRGWVDAGNISFQLPHDRNLMFDYSNRGKRGIILDIGQEKGRNIFNQLLKDSDVFVTNLRKSTKIKKGLDYTKISEINPKIIYASVSGFGPEGPVCDMGAYDPLGQAKSGMMFAANSMMPSLIHLAVLDQSTAIAASHAILTALLARERFGTGQEVHVSLYSTGIWLMSANIMANSLARFGTLSGVLDREHNSPLRNCFCSKDGKWVMGVHHPPERYWEPLCRAAGQEHLIDDSRFCDEEKRRENCAELVEIFDKVFATKMLDEWMELFVEHGLMFCPIQNFEDVLVDPQALENEYITDFQHPDLGNIKIPGYPVHFSDYSAGMDKTAPTLGEHTDEILQEMGFSDKEIQNLREEKVI, encoded by the coding sequence ATGAATCAGGATAAAGATAATAAAACACAAAATGGAACGAAGCCCTTGGATGGGATTCGAGTGCTTGAATATGGCATCTTCCATGCTGGGCCGGGCGCCAGCGCCATATTGAGTGACCTTGGCGCTGAAGTAATTAAGATAGAGACTAAAGCAGGTGATCCCTTGCGGGGCTGGGTTGATGCAGGGAACATATCTTTCCAACTTCCCCATGATCGCAATCTAATGTTCGATTATTCTAATCGTGGCAAGAGGGGAATTATACTGGACATAGGTCAGGAAAAGGGGAGAAATATTTTTAATCAACTCTTGAAGGATAGTGATGTTTTTGTTACTAATCTTCGCAAAAGTACTAAAATAAAAAAGGGCTTAGATTACACAAAAATTTCCGAAATTAACCCAAAAATTATTTATGCAAGCGTTTCGGGTTTTGGTCCTGAGGGACCAGTATGCGACATGGGGGCCTATGATCCCTTAGGACAGGCAAAATCTGGAATGATGTTTGCCGCGAATAGCATGATGCCAAGCCTAATACACCTTGCAGTCCTAGATCAATCTACTGCAATTGCAGCCAGCCATGCAATACTTACAGCACTTTTAGCAAGGGAGAGATTTGGAACGGGTCAAGAGGTACATGTATCCCTATACAGTACGGGTATTTGGCTTATGAGCGCTAACATAATGGCAAACAGCTTGGCAAGATTTGGCACATTGAGCGGCGTCTTAGACAGGGAACACAACTCTCCCCTTCGCAATTGTTTCTGCAGCAAGGATGGCAAATGGGTAATGGGTGTTCATCATCCTCCTGAAAGATATTGGGAACCATTATGCAGAGCTGCTGGCCAAGAGCATCTCATTGATGATTCACGTTTTTGCGATGAAGAAAAAAGAAGAGAAAATTGTGCTGAACTGGTAGAAATTTTTGACAAGGTCTTTGCCACTAAGATGTTAGATGAATGGATGGAATTATTTGTTGAACATGGTTTGATGTTCTGTCCCATACAGAACTTTGAGGATGTTTTAGTTGATCCTCAAGCATTGGAGAATGAATATATTACTGATTTTCAGCATCCTGATCTTGGTAATATTAAGATTCCGGGATATCCTGTTCATTTTAGTGACTATAGTGCTGGAATGGATAAAACAGCCCCTACCCTTGGGGAGCATACTGATGAAATACTTCAAGAGATGGGATTTTCAGATAAAGAGATTCAGAATTTAAGGGAAGAAAAAGTAATATAA
- a CDS encoding SIMPL domain-containing protein (The SIMPL domain is named for its presence in mouse protein SIMPL (signalling molecule that associates with mouse pelle-like kinase). Bacterial member BP26, from Brucella, was shown to assemble into a channel-like structure, while YggE from E. coli has been associated with resistance to oxidative stress.): MQENNKTNAFIFGVSIFLGLAILGHLLASAVIKFKEYERTVIVKGLSEREYEADIVIWPIQFTIASNVLGNLYNSIESNASKIKIFLESNGINSNEISFSSPAITDKSAQQYGNNFKAEFRYTALQTVTVYSKNVKDVRAVMSSLSKLGKKGIVFTDSNYQIEYIFTRLNEIKPEMIAEATKKAREVAQKFAADSQSELGKIKKAYQGQFSIRPRDKNNPHIKRVRVVSTVEYYLSD, encoded by the coding sequence ATGCAGGAGAATAATAAAACAAACGCATTTATATTTGGGGTATCTATATTTTTGGGTTTGGCTATACTAGGCCATCTGCTGGCCAGCGCGGTTATTAAATTTAAGGAGTATGAGCGCACCGTCATTGTCAAGGGGCTATCAGAGCGTGAATATGAGGCAGATATAGTTATTTGGCCAATTCAGTTCACTATAGCAAGCAATGTTCTAGGAAACCTTTACAACTCAATCGAATCTAACGCCTCAAAGATCAAAATATTTCTTGAGTCAAATGGTATCAATTCCAATGAAATATCTTTCTCTTCACCAGCAATCACTGATAAATCCGCCCAGCAATATGGCAATAATTTCAAGGCAGAGTTTCGCTACACCGCGCTTCAAACAGTTACGGTTTATTCAAAGAATGTCAAGGATGTTCGTGCTGTTATGAGTTCACTATCTAAGCTTGGGAAAAAGGGAATAGTATTTACAGATAGCAACTATCAGATAGAGTATATCTTTACAAGGCTAAATGAAATAAAACCGGAAATGATAGCGGAAGCAACGAAAAAGGCGAGAGAAGTTGCGCAAAAATTTGCAGCCGATTCTCAGAGCGAACTTGGAAAAATCAAAAAGGCTTATCAGGGGCAATTCAGCATAAGACCGAGGGATAAAAATAATCCGCATATTAAGAGGGTACGTGTTGTATCCACTGTTGAATACTATTTATCAGATTGA
- the ispH gene encoding 4-hydroxy-3-methylbut-2-enyl diphosphate reductase, with protein MMKISLASNSGFCMGVKNAVLRIVNEINSGNEDISVYGPLIHNPQTIEVLKSRGLITIDNLDAIDNRTVAIRTHGVTFDIQNEIREKASRCINLTCPRVARVQGIIKRYAQEEYFTLITGDRNHAEVIGLMSYATSGAFIITDIGDIDKIALKEKLILVSQTTFDSMLFNRIELLLKEKFPDIIVFNTICDSTYKRQGDVIYAIEHGIDALVVVGGKNSANTKRLAQIGIDQGIKTLHIETEKDLKHHDFNDVIHVLVTAGASTPGWIINNVLDCLYDFKYQKSNIIISLLKRSIEFFVRTNILFAITSFFITCFVQLYLLKAIDYRLSFLSFFYFLSVNTISNYSQINYLKTSNPYKFSLYNKWKKSFLFLSFSSLFISFLLTLNYDWPIIVTYVSTLFGLIPLTGIMGNIIHKTKDGFYQSLYNAQIFITSGIWMVISAILPAMHLGIDLSLTLPLLLFLYTFFLMRNILLSIISHQGDIIQGKESFPIRQGARITRLISIGISAISLIIYVISSLIHSYYIMTFFSFTIIYYCVLLIFFLRLNYLISLKYEFLVELNLLLFIVLYLIAITVYY; from the coding sequence ATGATGAAAATCAGCCTTGCATCCAACTCCGGGTTCTGTATGGGAGTTAAAAACGCTGTCCTGCGAATCGTTAATGAGATAAATAGCGGTAATGAAGATATTAGTGTCTATGGACCATTGATTCACAATCCTCAGACCATAGAGGTTCTCAAAAGCAGAGGGCTTATTACAATAGATAATCTTGATGCGATAGATAATCGGACTGTTGCAATTAGAACTCACGGCGTTACATTTGATATTCAAAACGAGATTAGGGAGAAAGCATCCAGATGTATAAATCTCACTTGTCCAAGGGTTGCTCGGGTTCAGGGAATCATCAAAAGATATGCACAGGAGGAATATTTTACTCTTATCACTGGAGACAGGAATCATGCAGAGGTGATAGGTCTCATGAGTTATGCTACCTCAGGAGCCTTTATTATTACAGATATAGGTGATATAGACAAAATTGCTTTGAAGGAAAAGCTGATACTCGTATCACAAACAACCTTTGATAGCATGCTATTCAATAGGATAGAATTATTATTAAAAGAAAAATTTCCTGATATAATTGTTTTCAATACCATATGTGATTCCACCTACAAAAGGCAGGGGGATGTAATATATGCTATTGAACATGGGATTGATGCGCTTGTTGTGGTTGGGGGGAAAAACTCGGCTAATACAAAACGGCTTGCACAAATTGGAATCGATCAAGGGATCAAGACCCTTCATATAGAGACAGAGAAAGACCTTAAGCACCATGACTTTAATGATGTCATTCATGTTCTAGTAACGGCTGGAGCTTCAACGCCGGGATGGATAATTAATAATGTTCTAGATTGTCTCTATGATTTTAAATATCAGAAAAGCAATATCATAATTTCTCTTTTAAAGCGTTCTATTGAATTTTTTGTACGAACAAATATCCTCTTTGCTATTACATCATTCTTTATTACATGCTTTGTGCAGTTATATTTATTGAAGGCAATTGATTACAGGCTCTCCTTTCTAAGCTTTTTCTATTTTCTTTCAGTTAATACAATCAGTAATTATTCTCAAATCAATTATCTAAAGACGAGTAATCCCTATAAGTTTTCACTATATAACAAATGGAAGAAGTCCTTTCTCTTCCTTTCCTTTAGCTCCTTATTCATATCCTTTTTGTTAACACTCAATTATGATTGGCCAATTATTGTAACTTATGTATCAACACTTTTTGGATTGATCCCTTTAACCGGAATAATGGGTAATATAATCCATAAGACTAAAGATGGGTTTTATCAATCGCTTTATAATGCGCAAATCTTTATTACCTCTGGTATATGGATGGTTATATCAGCTATATTACCGGCAATGCATCTTGGGATTGATCTGTCCCTAACACTACCACTTCTATTGTTCCTTTATACATTCTTCTTAATGAGGAATATCCTGCTCAGCATAATCAGCCATCAGGGGGATATAATCCAGGGCAAGGAGAGTTTTCCTATACGACAGGGCGCTCGGATTACAAGGTTGATCAGCATTGGCATCTCAGCTATATCACTTATTATATATGTTATTAGTAGCTTAATTCATTCTTATTACATAATGACATTTTTTTCATTTACTATCATCTACTATTGTGTCTTACTTATCTTTTTTTTACGGTTAAATTACCTCATATCACTCAAGTATGAATTCTTGGTTGAATTGAATCTTCTTCTTTTTATTGTATTATACCTAATCGCTATAACTGTCTATTACTAA
- a CDS encoding SOS response-associated peptidase: MCGRFAQICSKAVIEEEFEVEEVTFDLKPSYNVAPGQDVAIIIDDGTRRLHQFQWGLIPFWAKDPSIGRRMINARAETIYTKPSYKYAFRSRRCLVVADGFYEWRRDGKMKVPVFLRQRSERPMGFAGLHETWIPKKGEPINTCTIITTEANELVKQIHNRMPAIINKEDEYIWLNSAIEDKKLLLPMLNTDESHKMEGYEVSTYVNSPKNNSPECIKPI, encoded by the coding sequence ATGTGTGGTCGTTTTGCACAAATATGCAGCAAGGCTGTAATTGAAGAAGAGTTTGAGGTTGAAGAGGTAACCTTCGATCTCAAACCAAGCTATAATGTTGCGCCGGGACAGGATGTGGCCATAATCATAGATGATGGAACGAGAAGGCTTCATCAATTTCAGTGGGGTCTCATTCCATTTTGGGCAAAGGATCCCTCTATTGGGAGAAGGATGATCAATGCGCGTGCTGAAACGATTTATACAAAACCGAGTTATAAATACGCCTTTAGAAGCCGTAGGTGCCTGGTTGTTGCGGATGGATTTTATGAATGGCGAAGGGATGGGAAAATGAAGGTTCCTGTATTTTTACGCCAAAGATCTGAAAGGCCAATGGGATTTGCCGGTCTGCATGAGACCTGGATACCCAAAAAAGGAGAGCCAATTAACACCTGTACAATTATTACTACTGAGGCTAATGAGTTAGTGAAACAGATCCACAACCGCATGCCAGCAATTATAAATAAAGAGGATGAGTATATATGGCTTAACTCTGCTATTGAGGATAAGAAGCTATTACTTCCCATGCTTAATACAGATGAGTCTCATAAAATGGAGGGATATGAGGTATCTACATATGTAAATTCCCCGAAAAACAATTCACCAGAATGCATTAAACCAATTTAG